One window of the Trifolium pratense cultivar HEN17-A07 linkage group LG2, ARS_RC_1.1, whole genome shotgun sequence genome contains the following:
- the LOC123910820 gene encoding ATP-dependent 6-phosphofructokinase 2: MDASSELHDVTHLFQPINLKELPHLNHYIPNLQPLPNPLDQNPYFHTSQHKGFYITQHDVVFSHSTRFAYRSAGPRDTVYFNPSDVKVAIVTCGGLCPGLNTVIRELVVGLWNLCGVRHIFGITAGYRGFYSTEPLPLNPNIVSHWHSKGGTFLQTSRGGFDLCKIVDSIQNRGFNQVYIIGGDGTMRGAVKIFNEIQQRKLNIAVVGIPKTVDNDIGIIDRSFGFQTAVEMAQQAISAAHVEAESAVNGIGLVKLMGRSTGHIALHATLSSRDVDCCLIPELDFYLEGKGGLFEFLDQRLKENGRAVLVVAEGAGQDIIPRTDSQKEERDESGNLVFLDVGVWLKSELKKWWDRDHPGELFTVKYIDPTYMIRAVHANATDNLYCTLLAHSAIHGVMAGYTGFVAGPINGNYAYIPLEDVACAKNPVNTKDHNWSWVRSVTNQPDFLKS, from the exons ATGGATGCTTCTTCAGAACTTCACGACGTAACACACTTGTTCCAACCCATAAACCTTAAAGAGCTTCCACATCTCAACCACTACATCCCTAACCTCCAACCCCTCCCAAATCCACTCGATCAAAACCCTTACTTCCACACCTCCCAACACAAAGGCTTCTACATCACACAACACGACGTCGTTTTctctcactctactcgcttcgCTTATCGAAGCGCTGGTCCACGTGACACCGTCTACTTCAACCCTTCCGATGTAAAAGTAGCAATCGTCACATGCGGTGGTCTTTGCCCTGGACTCAACACCGTTATCAGAGAGCTTGTTGTTGGTCTCTGGAATCTCTGTGGTGTTCGTCATATTTTCGGTATCACCGCTGGTTACAGAGGCTTTTACTCCACTGAACCACTTCCACTTAACCCTAACATTGTTAGTCATTGGCACAGTAAAGGTGGCACTTTTCTTCAGACTTCTAGAGGCGGTTTTGATCTCTGCAAAATCGTTGACTCAATCCAAAATCGAGGCTTCAATCAG GTGTACATTATAGGTGGAGATGGGACTATGCGAGGGGCTGTGAAAATATTCAACGAAATACAACAACGCAAACTAAATATTGCAGTTGTTGGAATTCCTAAAACAGTGGATAATGACATTGGAATAATCGACAGATCTTTTGGATTTCAAACAGCAGTTGAAATGGCTCAGCAAGCAATCAGTGCTGCTCACGTGGAGGCCGAGAGTGCAGTTAACGGTATAGGCCTTGTGAAGTTGATGGGTCGAAGCACAGGTCACATTGCTCTTCATGCAACACTCAGCAGTCGTGATGTTGATTGCTGCCTAATCCCTGAACTAGATTTTTACTTAGAAGGAAAAGGAGGGCTCTTTGAGTTTCTTGACCAACGGCTGAAGGAAAATGGGCGTGCAGTGCTTGTAGTTGCTGAAGGTGCTGGCCAAGATATAATACCCAGAACTGATTCACAGAAGGAAGAGCGAGATGAATCTGGTAACCTAGTCTTCTTAGATGTTGGAGTGTGGTTAAAGTCAGAGCTGAAGAAGTGGTGGGACAGGGACCACCCGGGTGAACTATTTACAGTCAAGTATATAGATCCTACATACATGATTCGTGCGGTCCATGCAAATGCTACTGATAATTTGTATTGTACACTCTTGGCGCATTCTGCAATTCATGGTGTTATGGCTGGATATACTGGATTTGTTGCTGGTCCTATTAATGGTAACTATGCTTACATTCCACTGGAAGATGTAGCATGTGCAAAAAACCCAGTTAACACAAAAGATCATAATTGGTCATGGGTGAGATCTGTCACCAATCAGCCTGATTTTCTAAAGAGCTAG